The following proteins are encoded in a genomic region of Sporichthya brevicatena:
- the purN gene encoding phosphoribosylglycinamide formyltransferase has protein sequence MAGAVAQVGVSASGSTPGAARLVVLVSGSGTNLQALLDACADPAFGATVVAVGADRTDIEGLRRAEKVGIPTFVCRVGDHATRSDWDAALTAAVAAHEPDLVVSAGFMKILGATFLDRFAGRCVNTHPALLPAFPGAHGVRDALAYGVRVTGCTVHLVDAGVDTGPIVAQAAVDVLDDDDEDSLHERIKTVERGLLVEIVGRMAREGFVLDGRRVRFGTAASN, from the coding sequence ATGGCAGGAGCAGTCGCGCAGGTGGGAGTCTCGGCGTCCGGCTCTACCCCGGGGGCAGCCCGCCTCGTCGTGCTGGTCAGCGGGTCCGGCACGAATCTGCAGGCGCTGCTGGACGCCTGCGCCGACCCGGCGTTCGGGGCCACCGTGGTGGCCGTCGGCGCGGACCGCACGGACATCGAGGGTCTGCGCCGCGCGGAGAAGGTCGGCATCCCGACGTTCGTCTGCCGCGTCGGTGATCACGCCACGCGGTCGGACTGGGACGCTGCGTTGACCGCCGCGGTCGCGGCGCACGAGCCCGACCTCGTCGTCTCCGCCGGCTTCATGAAGATCCTGGGCGCGACGTTCCTGGACCGGTTCGCGGGTCGTTGCGTGAACACGCACCCCGCGCTGCTGCCCGCGTTCCCCGGCGCGCACGGGGTCCGTGACGCCCTCGCCTACGGTGTTCGTGTGACCGGGTGCACGGTGCACCTCGTCGACGCGGGCGTCGACACCGGCCCGATCGTGGCGCAGGCCGCGGTCGACGTCCTCGACGACGACGACGAGGACTCCCTGCACGAACGCATCAAGACCGTCGAGCGCGGCCTGCTGGTCGAGATCGTCGGTCGGATGGCCCGCGAAGGCTTCGTGCTGGACGGCCGCCGGGTGCGGTTCGGCACGGCAGCATCGAACTGA